Genomic DNA from Pirellulales bacterium:
TAGATAGCGTTCTCGTAGTCGCCGCGGCGGCCGAAATAAACGTTTCATGGCTTGTGGTCCCTGTGTCTACCGTGGCGACGTGGTCGCCGTCTGGTTGTGCGACTTTTCTGAAGGCAATCGCTGGGCCACGGCCGCGCGTCGCACTTTTCAGCCGGTTTCCGAGCGCCGTGGCCGTCCCGTCGCTGTGCTTGCGCGCGCGCCGTGCCGCTCATAGCGCGCTCAGCCGCGCGCCTTGTCTGCCACCAGCTTTAGAGATCGTCCTGCTTTCAGGAAAGATAGATAAACGGCCGAAGGCCGCCGTAGCCGCGAAGCGGCGTGATTCCATAGCCCAGGGGTCGGAACGATGTGAAACGCGGTGAAAAAAGCAGGACGGTCTGGACGGTCTCGACGCGAACGGTCCAATAGCGTGTTGGCACGCGAATTGCCCTCGCTTGGCCGCGGACAACAGTGCATTCGACGCGAAACAGAAGAAAACGACCAGCGATGTACACGACGCCCTTGCAACAAGATTCCCTGCGCACCACGGCGATCGCCGCTAGGCTGGCCGGGGTCCGCTCGCCAGCGGCCAGCAACCCGTTGCACGTGCGGCCGGCGGCGACGTGACGCGGCGAGTGGCATTGTTCCTGTCGACCGCCGGCATGCCCGGCTTGCGGCGACTCCGCGTGGACGTGGCCGGAGACACCATCGTTCTTTCAGGCCGCGTTCGCACGTTTTACGAACGCCAGATCGCGGTCGAACGGTCGCGACGGGTTGCGGGCGTCATCGAAGTTGACGACCAAATCGAGGTTGTCGAGTAGCGGGGTCCGGCGCTGTCGTGTATCTTATGGGTCGAACGTCGCAGTCTCCCCCACTGGCGCGGCGGAAGTGGGATATAATCGCGTGGTGTTCCCGGACGATTCATCCCGCTAGTCGACGACCAGCCGCTCCATGAAAACGACGTTGCGTTTGGTTCTCGGCATGCTGCTGGGGGTCGTCTTGGGCGGTGGCCTCGTGACCGCCCATTTTACCGGGCGATTGACGCCACTCTATCACAAGCTCGGCTGGCATTCGTTGGCCGCCTCGACCGGGGCCGCCTCGCCAGAACACGCCGGCCCTAAGATGGGCGAGCAGGCCGATATGCCCGGCATGGAGATGTCGGGCGATGACGCCTCGGGCGGAGGCATGTCGGGCATGAACATGCCGGGCATGCCCGGTATGAGCATGCCAGGCACGGACCACTCGCAGCACAAGGCGGCGAAGGAGGCCGTGCCGGGCCATGTGATGGTCCAGTTCAGCGAGGCGCGGCAGCAATTGATCGGCGTGAAGATCGGCCGCGTCGAGCGCGACCGGCTGCGGATGTCGGTGCGCGCCGTGGGCATCATCGAGCCCGACCAGACGCGGCTGAAACGGGTGCAGACGCGCATCAGCGGCTGGGTCACCAAGGTGTTCGTCAATTATGTCGGCCAGGACGTGAAACAAGACGATCCGCTCTTGGAGGTCTACAGTCCGAACCTGCTCTCGACTCAGGAAGAATACCTGGTGGCCGTGGCGCAGGAGCCGCGCGTGCGCGGAGAGGGCGAGCCCCTGCTGGTGCGATCCGCGCGCCGTAGGTTGGAGCTGCTGGGCGTGCCCGCAGACGAAATCGAAAAGCTCGCCAAGACCAAAAAGCCCCGCGACACGCTGATGCTTCGCGCGCCGATCAACGGCGTCGTCTTGGAGCGCAACGTGCTGGAAGGCAACTATGTGGAGCCTTCCACCGACCTTTACCGCATCGCCGACCTGTCGGTGGTGTGGCTGCAGGCGAAGATCTACGAATATGAATTGCCGCACATCGAGCTGGGGCAGCCGGTGACCGTCACGCTGCTGTCCGATTCGACCACCACGTTTCAAGGAAAGGTATCGTTCGTCGAACCGATCGTGCAAGAGAAGACGCGCACCATCAAAGTTCGCGTGGAAATACCGAACGAAGACGAGCGTCTCAAGCCGGGTATGTACGCCGACCTGAAGATCGACCACGACATGGGCCGGGGGCTGTTGATCCCGGATACGGCGGTGCTGCAGACGGGCGAGCGCGGCGTTGCCTTCCGGGCGTTGGAGGGCGGCTGGTTCGAGCCCGTGGAAGTCACGCTCGGCGGACGCTTCGGCCAGCGGCTTGAGGTGCGCTCGGGTTTGTCCGAGGGTGAGAAGATTCTGACGTCGGCCGTCTACTTGATCGACTCCGAGTCGCAGATGCGGGCCTCGTCGGGTGGCGGGGGGCATCATCATTGATCGAACGCATCATCGACTTTTCCGCCAGGAACAAGTTTCTGGTGATCGTGTTCACCGGCGTGGCCGTGGCCGCGGCGGTCCAGGCGATGCGTGCCATTCCGATGGACGCCATCCCCGACTTGTCGGATACGCAAGTCGTCGTTTTTTCCCGTTGGGACCGCAGCCCCGACATTATCGAAGACCAGGTGACCTATCCGATCGTCACGGCGCTGCTCGGCGCGCCGAAGATCAAGGCCATCCGCGGCTTCTCCGATTTTGGTTTCTCCTATGTCTACGTCATCTTTCAGGACGGCACCGATATCTATTGGGCCCGCAGCCGCACGTTGGAGTACCTGTCGAAGATCCTGCCGTACTTGCCCGAAGGGGTGCGGACGGAAATGGGGCCCGACGCGACCAGCGTGGGCTGGGTCTATGAGTACGCCTTGGTCGATAAGACGGGGCAAAACGACCTGGCCGAGCTGCGCACCTACCAGGACTGGTATTTGCGCTATCAGCTTCAGGCGGTGCCGGGCGTGTCCGAAGTCGCCTCCGTCGGCGGCTTCCA
This window encodes:
- a CDS encoding BON domain-containing protein, which encodes MALFLSTAGMPGLRRLRVDVAGDTIVLSGRVRTFYERQIAVERSRRVAGVIEVDDQIEVVE
- a CDS encoding efflux RND transporter periplasmic adaptor subunit, encoding MKTTLRLVLGMLLGVVLGGGLVTAHFTGRLTPLYHKLGWHSLAASTGAASPEHAGPKMGEQADMPGMEMSGDDASGGGMSGMNMPGMPGMSMPGTDHSQHKAAKEAVPGHVMVQFSEARQQLIGVKIGRVERDRLRMSVRAVGIIEPDQTRLKRVQTRISGWVTKVFVNYVGQDVKQDDPLLEVYSPNLLSTQEEYLVAVAQEPRVRGEGEPLLVRSARRRLELLGVPADEIEKLAKTKKPRDTLMLRAPINGVVLERNVLEGNYVEPSTDLYRIADLSVVWLQAKIYEYELPHIELGQPVTVTLLSDSTTTFQGKVSFVEPIVQEKTRTIKVRVEIPNEDERLKPGMYADLKIDHDMGRGLLIPDTAVLQTGERGVAFRALEGGWFEPVEVTLGGRFGQRLEVRSGLSEGEKILTSAVYLIDSESQMRASSGGGGHHH